The sequence ACGCTCGCCGGCTCGCGCACGTCCAGGTCGAAGGCGAACGGCTCGCGCGCTGGCCGCGTCATTGCCGGGACCGGCTGGTCGAAGTCAAGCAGCATCTCTTCCGTCTCGTAGCCGAATGTCGAAGGCACGCCGGTGCTGCTCTCCTGGCCAGTTTCGGCGAGTATGGAATCCGGCTGACTGGCCGCAAGGCTCGCAGGCGATGGGCTCGACTGCGGCTCGGCAAACAGATCCTCAAGGCCGAACGCTTCAAACGGCGCCTCGTTGTTGGCAAACGACAGGTCATTAGTGCGGTGCGGTAAATGGCCTTCCGCGAAGGCCGCTTCGTCGGGCGCTTCGGCAACCTGCACTTCGATGGGCTCGGCGGCGCGCAGCGCTTCGTTTGATTCAAAGGCGTAATTCAGCGGTATGGTCGCGCCCGCGGCGGGCGGCGCGGCGGGGCTAGCCATCGTCGGCAAGTCGAGATTGAACGGCTGCGACAACTGTGCGGATGGGCGCGCTTCGACCGGCGGCACGACGATAGGCGGTGCGGCGACAGGCGGCGCGGCGATGGGCGGTGGCGTTAACGGCTCGACCGGCGCGGCGTTCACGCCGGCGGACGGCAGCGGCCCTGTGCGCGGCTTGCTGCTGGCGCCGATCAGCCTGCGCACGGTGTCAACCAGTGTACGCGATTCGAAAGGCTTGGTCAGATGGGCGTCGGCTTTGACGCGGTGCGCTTCGGCCTGATCAAACGGCTCGAAGGCGCCGACCAGCAGGATGACCGGGATGTGCTGAAACGGCGGGTTATTCTTAATCGCTTCGCACAGCTCGTAGCCGTTTTTGCCGGGCATGAAAATGTCTGCCAGCACCAGGTCGGGTTGCACATCGGCCAGCCGGCGCTCGGCCTGGTCGCCGTTGCTGACCGCGACGACTTCGATGCCTTCGTCGGCAAAAGTGAGATTGACTACTTTTTGAATGGTGATGCTGTCATCCGCAAGGAGGATTCTGTTTGCCATCGTCCTTTTCCCTCAATTCGGCCTCGACCACAAGGCCCGGGAGCCCCGCGGCGGATCAACCGAACGCCGAGTCTGACGGGTTGCTAATGTCTTACGCCGTCCAATGATTCAATGCGACGAACTTCAGGGGCTGAAAACCGGATAAAAGAGCAGCGGTGTTGAGGGCGCAAGCCATTGCAGCCTGCCGAAGTCACTGTCTCAGTGCGCGATCTTAGCACAAAATAAATTGCCTGTCTCTAGTTTTACACAACCAGCAATACGACGACGCAGAAACGCGGGAGAGTGACGCGGGGACGCGGCGACGCGGGGAAAGAAAGACAGACAGTCAGTCTCTCTGTCTTTCCCTCGCCGCGTCGCCGCGTCCCCGTGTCGCCGCGTCGGCTTTCTCCCTCGCCGCCGCCTATTCGATGCGTGCGCGGTTTGGCCGGCCACTTGGGTCGCGCAGCCAGAACTGTCGGACATTCTCATCTGCCGGTTGCACGACATCGGCAGCCGCGCCGCAGGCAAACGGCGTCGCGGTGATGCGAATGTCATCGATGAACCAGCCCTGATAGCCATCAAGCACGCCGGTCGCTTCGTCAAAGCCCGCCTGGAACCGCAGCTTGATGCGCTGGCCGACGAAGTCGTCGAGGTTGACGATCACCTGACTGAAGACGCCTGCTTTGCCGCGCGCCGTCCACGCGAAACGGCTGCCGAGCGGATTGCTCGACGCCGAGGTCACTTTGCCGTCATAACCGCCGACCAGCATGCGCGAGCCGAGGTCTATCCAGGTTTCGCCATTGTCGCTCGACAGCTCCAGTATGCCGCCGTCAAAGCCCGGCTCGAAGTTGAAGATGTGATAAAACGACAAGCGCACGCTGCCGAGATTGCTGGGGATATTAAACGACTTCTTGGTGAAGAGCAGCGCATTCAGCGCGTCGTTCTCCGATTTGCCAGGGTCAACCACGTGATAAGACATGGTGCCGCTATGCGCAAAGCGGGTCGTCGTTTCAAAGCCCTTCTTCATCTTCCACTTGACGTTGCCGCCGTCAACATCGTCGTCAAGGATCGTCGTCGCCGTGCCGCTCGCTCGGCCCGCGCGAATGCGCACCGGCAGCTTGTACTTGCCGGCGCCGGTATTCACTTCCAGTTGCAATTGGGCGACGGAGCTACAACGCAACGCCGAAGGAATCTGCAACGCGAACGGCGCGCTCGAACTCTTTGACGCGCCCGGCGCAATCATGCCAATCGCATCGCCCGCCAGCGCGGCGTTGACAGTCTGGTTGCCGACCGTCAGCGACAAGCTGGCCCCGGTGACATCGGCGGCAGTAGTCGCCGACTGGTTGGCAATGGTTACGGTGATCTGCGCCTGTTCGCCGGGGATCAGCGCGGCATCGGTCGCGTTGTTGCTGTGCTTGACGCTGACGCCCGCCGACACGTCGCCAGTGTTGTCAATGGCGAGCACGGGCACGCCGGCCTCGTGCCCGTTGCTGACGACCAGCGCAAAGTCCTGGTCGAGCGCCCCGCCGGAATTCGGCACACCGTCGCCGGCGATCAGCGTCGGCTTGACACGAATCACGAACGGCCCGGTCGTGCCCGCGGGCAGACGCACGCCCTGCGTGTTGTTGAGAAAGTCTACCGTGCCGCCGGCCTGCGAATACTGGCCATTGAAATTGTTCGCCTGATAGACGACGCCGCCGATGACGACTTCGAGGTTAAGCTGATTGACGAACGGCGCGTTGCTGAACTCAGCGCCCGGCGCGTCTGTGTAGGCCAGCATAACGCGAAACTCTTTCGTCGGGTCGCTGATGACGCCGGTGATCTCGAACGGCGCGCCGCCCGATTGCGTGAAGGTGCGGTCGGGCGATTGGTCATAGAGAACGCGGTCTGTGGCTTCAAACATGCGCCCGATGTTGAGCAGGCCCCAGCCCTGGTGCGGCCCCGGCAGGCTGTCGTTGCCGAAATTGCCGCCGAGGTAGCTGGTCGAGTTGAGCAGCAGGGCCTTGACCATGGCCGGGCTAGGATCGTGGCTGAGCTGGCCGCGCAGCCACTGGAACGCCAGCGCCGCCGCGCCCGCCACCAGCGGCGTCGAGTGACTGGTGCCCGACGACCAGGTGTAGAGCTTCTGCCCTGTCGGGTAGTATTTATCACAGACGCCGAGGTTGTTGGGATTGGCGGCGTCGTAGATCGGGTCTTGCGAAGCCGCGCCGGTAATGTGCGAGCCGGGGGCGACCAGATCGGGCTTGGCGCGGCCATCTTGAATCGGCCCGAAGCCCGAGAAGAAGACCACGTCCTGCGCGTTGTCGGCGCTGACCTGGCTGAGGCCGCAGCCGTCGCGCTCGCTCGCCGAGCCGCGCACGTTCTCGCTCAGGCCGACGGCGATGGTATTCTTGGCGCTGCCAGGGATGGCGACCGACGCTGCCTTATCGCCGTTGTCGCCGTCGTTGCCCGCCGCAAACAGGATCACCATGCCCTGGTTGCCGTCTTGCAACGGGTCGGTATCGCGCACCAGATAATCATAGGTCGCGCAGTCGTCGCTGTAGAGGTTGCAGAAACCGTTATCCAGATTACAAGCGCCCCAGCTATTGCTGGAGATGCGCGCGCCGCTGCGATAGGCGTTCGCCAGCAGGTCGCCGTAAGAGAACTGCCCGAAGCTGCCATTGTCCTTGAAGACTTTCGAGATGCCGAGGCGCGCGAACGGCGCCGCGCCGAGGCCGTAGGAATAACCGCTGGCATCGTTATAAGCGGTGCCCGCCTTGTTGTTGAAGCCGGCGGCGATTGAAGCGTTGATCGTGCCGTGGCCTTCCGGGTCGTGGGTCGTCGCGGTGTGCGCGTCGCCGCTGAAATCCGCGAGGTAAGCGATGCGCGACAGGCCCGCCGCGTCGGTAAAATCGGCGTGCATCTTGGCCGGGTCGTCCGAGCCGATGTCGAAGCCTGTGTCGGAGATGTCAATGGCAAAGTTGAAATCACTGGTGAAGCCGAGCGAGTTCAAGAAGGCCAGATAGCCGGGCGCGCTCGGGCGGCTGAAGAAGACATTATTGACCGTCTCGTTGGTCAACTGGCCGGCGGCAATCTGGTTGGCGCGCTCGTCCATCGGGTGCGGCTCGGACCACGGCTCGATGCCGAGGACGTCCGGCAGTTGCGCCCAGGCTTTGACGTTGAGCGCTTCGGTCAGCACCTTGACGTGCAGCTTGCCTTCGGTTCGGTACTCGGGCATCAGCACGGCGCGCGACGCCGACTTGATCCGCGCCACGGTCGCTTCGGCTTCGGGCGTGTCGAGCACGGTGACGGTCATGCCGGTCTGCGCGATGGAGTCGAGCTTGATGTGCGGATCGATCTTGTAGGCCGGGTGATAAGGCCCATCCCATTGCACGACATCACCGCGCTGACGCAACGCGCCGAGGCGGTTGATCTGCGCCGTCGAGCCCCAGACAAGGTAAGCATTGTTCGGGACGTAACCGACGACGCGCACGCCGGTCGAGCGGACGGCGGCCAGCGCTTCGGGCGTCGGCGGCCCGAACAACTGCACCAGGCGCAGGGCGTGCGCCGCCCCCGCGGTCTGTCGCAAATCGTCGGCGACCACGGGCTCCTGGCCTGTGGTGTCAATCTGCCCGCGCTTGAGCATCACGAGGTTCAAATCGTCGCGCAGCTGCGCCCGCTCAAGCGCCTGCGGGGCAAGCCGGTCGAGCGTCTCGCTGCTGACTTCGACCACCGAATAAGCGTTAAAGCGGCGCGCTTTGGCGATGACGTGGGCGTCTTGCAAGGCTTGCTGAAGCTCGCGGTCGGCGTTCGGGATGACGAGCTTATGGCGTGCGCCAGGGCTGCGGTAAGCGAGCGGCGTCGCCGTCGCCGCGCCGCGCTTCTGTGACGGCTGCTCGACGACTAACTTGGGCTTCTGCTGCCCGCTGTCAGAGCGCGTCGGCAGCGCGCCGACCACGGCGACCAGCAGCAATAGGACAGTAACCAGCGATGATTTCAACCAGAATGCTTTCATCAAACGACTCCTGAAAATGAGTGGGTGTTTCCATCCACGCCTTGCTCGCACGGAGCGAGGCGAACCGAAGGGCGCACGGATTATCAACAACAAGCTGATTAGGACGAGGAAGAGGCTCGATCCGGCCTGCCATCGAGCGCGTCACGTTGATCAGCCATTACAATGAAGAGCAACAATAACTTTATCGTATCTCGGCGCGCTGTCAAGGATTTGCATCATGGTTTATTGCGCGTCGCTCGAACCGCAATCAAAAAATTACAAACCTTGTCTTTGTTTGACAAACGCGCGCCGCGCGCCATACAATCGCCGACGAGTCAACACGTATGCCGCGCCACCCGCACATCCTCCGTCGCGCCGCCGGCAAGCTATTTGCCGCGCTGCCGGTCATCTTCGCCGCGGCAACTTTCGCCGGCGCGCAGCAGCGACCCTTGATCACCGAAGACGTTGATGTCGTCAAACCCGGCATCATCCGCGTCGAGACCGGCTTCGAGTTTTTGCAGGACATCAAGTTCCCGCTCTCCGGCCTGCGCGGCGACATGACGAAAGTGCTGGACACGCGCGTGAGCGTCGGCCTCTCGCCAATGGTCGAATTTCAGATCGAGTGGACGCCGCAGAATCTCTTATCGATTAGAGGCCACGGCCCGACGCCGCTCGACCTGAAGCTCGGCGCCAATCCCCGCGACACCAACGACGCGGGCGATGTCACTGTGTGGATGAAGATGAAGCTGCGCAACGAGACGCGCATCACGCCGTCGCTCGGCTTCCGCTTCGGCGTGCAGTTGCCGAACTCGAATCAAGCGCGCGGCATTGGCAGCAACACAACGAACTTTTACGCGACGATCAATGCCGGCAAGAAACTCGCGGGCGGGCGCTTGAACGTCTTCGGCAACCTGGGGGTGGGGATACTCGAAGCGCCGCTGTCGAACTTCACGCAGAACGACGTGCTGCTCTATGGCCTGGCGAGCATCTACCGGCTGAGCGACCGCGTCAACCTGGTCGGCGAAGTCAACGGCCAACATTCGACGCGCAAGCATGCGCCGCTCGGCACCGAAGATTACAGCGCCGCGCGGGTCGGCGCGCAGATTCGCGCCCTCGGCCTGCGCTTTAACGCCGCGGGGGTCTTCGGCCTGTCAGACCGCGCCCCGAAGACCGGCCTGGTAATCGGCGTCACCTATGACTGGCAGGCGTTCGAGCCGATCAAATAGCGGGCTCGCCGGCTAAAGGCAAAAGGCAAAAGTAAAAAGGCAAAAGTGTAGAGCCGGATTAAATAATTAGGATTGGCTATCTCTTTCACTCCCCTGCCTGACTTTTACCTTTTTACTTTTTACTTTTTACTTGAAAAACAGGAGGTAGGTAATGATTGCAGCTTTAGTGAAACGCAGTATCGTGGCTCTGTTCATTGTCGCAGGGATTCTGCTGGTGGCGTCGCATTCGCAGACGACGGGCGCGGCGACCCTTGCGGATGGCGGCGAGTTACAGCAGCCACAGCAGCCAAGCGCCGGTGGCGCGCAGCCGCAACAGCTCGCCGAAGAGCGCTTCAAGAACATTCAAATCTTCAAAGGCCAGCCGGCTGGGAACGTCATGCGGGCGATGGGATTCTTCACCCGCTCGCTCGGCGTCGAATGCTCGTTCTGCCATGTCCCGCACCAGATGGACAAGGATGACAAGGAAGAGAAGAAGTTCGCGCGCACGATGTATCAGATCGTCCAGTACGCCAACAAGTCCATCGGCAAGCCGCGCGTCTCGTGCTACACCTGCCATGCCGGTCACAAGGAGCCGGAAGTGCCTGCCGAGTTCAGCCACGCGACCATCGATGAGATGTTCAAGAAGGCCGCCGCCGAAAACAGCAAGCCGGCTGAAACCGTCTATAAGAACATTCAGGTCCTCAAAGGCCAGCCCGCCGGCATCGTCATGCCCGCCATGCGGTTGATCGCCAAAGAACTCGGCGTCAAATGTGACTTCTGCCACATCGTCGGCCAGTTCGACAAGGACGACAAGCCGCAGAAGACCACCGCGCGCCAGATGGTCGGCATGATGTACGGCATCGCCAAGGAGTTCACTCACGGCGAGGTGATGATCGGCTGCTACACCTGCCACAAAGGTCAGCCGCAGCCGGTCTCCTTCCCGCCGCAAGACACGGCCAAACCGGAAGAGAAGAAGTCTGAGGAGAAGAAGCCGAATCAATGATCGCGCTTTCAAGCCTGCGAGCCAGGCGGGCCATTGCGGAGGTCATCAGCTGTGCCTTCGCGCTCGTTTCGCTGGGCTACGCAGTCATCACCGCGCCGGGGCGTGGCAGCGACCTGGTCGCTTTTGCAGCCACCGGCAGAGAGTGGCTCACGGGCGCCTTCCAATTCGGAACGGCGCTCGTGCCGCTTTATCCGCCGTTCGCCGTGCCATTCATGGCGCTGCTCACTTTATTCCCCTCTGACGCCCTGGTAATCGCAGGGCTGCTGATCAACCTCGCAGCCACAGTTGCTGTCGTCTTGCTAACCGTCAAGCTCTACGGCGAGCACTGGCCCGCGCGCGTCTGGCTGTACCTCGCCGCCTGCCTGTTGGCATCGGCCCCTTATCGTGTCACGCTGCGGATGGGCCAGAACAGCCTGCTGATCACCGCTCTGCTGCTCGCCGCGCTGCTGGCATGGCAACGAAAGCAGCGCGTGCTATCCGGCGCATGCTTGGGATTGTCGCTGTGCAAGTACTCGTTGACCCTGCCTTTCCTGCTCTACTTCTTTTGGAAGCGCGAGTGGAAGGTCGCAGGCACTGCGCTGATTGTTATGGTCGTGCTGACGGAGATTTTCGCATGGCATCTGGGCATGACGTTCACGGCAGCCATCACCAGTTGGCTGCGCACCACCGCCGAGGTTCAGACTGCCGGGCAGACGGCCTTCACCGGCGCGACTGAGATCAAGCCGCTCATCTACAGCCTGACCGGTGAAAACATCGCGCTGACTTCAACGCTGACCATCGTGGTCGCGGTAATGGGACTTGCCGCGATGACGCTGGTCTTCGCACGCCGACCGCAAGCGGTCAATGTACACTTCGCCATCCTGGCGCTATATGCGCTGTGGATGGCTTACCACCGGACTTACGATTCAGTGCTGTGCATCCTGCCCGCCGCGCTGCTGATCGATTGGCTGTTGCGGGGAAGCTTTATCCGCTTCAGCCGTTTCTGGCTGGTCGGATTGGGACTGTTGATCATCAGCCTCCCAGGGCTCTTGACTGAAAGACTGGGGCTGAGTGAAGACCGCTTGGCGAACAACCTCGCGGGGCGGCTCGGACTGCACATTGAAAGACTGCTGGTCGTCGGCCTCTTCGTGTCGCTGCTCTTGCTGCTGTGGAGGTCGGACCCGTCGCCACAGACCGACGCGGCAAGCGGGCCTTTCGTCGCACTGGCCAATCAACGCGGATAGATGACGATCCGTCGCATAGGCTCGCTGCCTTTGCTTTCCGATTGCAGGCCGCTGCGCTCGATGTAGAGGTGTTGCAGGCGGCGGAGATGCTTGGGCTGCGGCGCTAGCTCGATGGGCCGCCGCTGCTCGACGACTTCGAGCACGGCGTCTTCGACCTCCTGCATAGCCGCGTCTTCGTCGGCGCTGGGGCGGGCCGCGCCATAGACCTCGCTCAAGAAATTCTCCATCTGCGGCAGCGTGTTGTTGCGCAGGATGTGAACTTCGACGTTGCGCCCGCGCGCTTCCCTCAGCTTCTGCGACTGTCGCTTGGCGTGCGACTTCAAAGTCAGGACGATATCGGCTTCGGCGATGTCGTTGGTGACGATGGCCGGAACGCCAAGCTCGCCAATGGCGCGCTCCAGGCGCTCGCGGCTGATGGCGTAAGGATAGATGCGCAGCCGCTTCTGTTTTCTCTCGCCCGGCGGTTCGCCGTCGCGTCGTGGTGGTGCCGGCTGGCGCTCGCGGTGCGGGCCGCCGTTGCGGGCCGCGCCGTCCGAGCGCGCCTGACCTTGCTCCGGCTCGGTGATCGTGAAGGCGCCGCCGTCCTGGCGCTCGCGTAATTCGGTGCGCGGCAGGTAGCCGCGCAGCATCGTGTCAACCGCGTCAGAGACATCGCGGTGAATCACCAGCAGGTCTTTGTGCTGAATCTCGATAAGAATGTCGAAGGTCGGCGGCGCTTTGCGCTCCAGCACCGTCTTCTGAGTGCCGCGCCGCCGCGCCTCTTCGTCCGATAGCGTCACCGGCTGAATGCCGCCGACCAGATCACTGAGCGTCGGGTTGATCATCAGGTTTTCGAGCGTATTGCCATGAACCGTAGCGATCAATTGCACGCCGCGCTCGGCGATGGTGCGCGCCGCGAGCGCTTCCTGCGCCGTGCCGATCTCGTCAATGACGATGACTTCGGGCATGTGATTCTCGACCGCTTCGATCATGATCTGGTGTTGATGCTCAGGGTCGGGAACCTGCATGCGGCGGGCGCGACCGATGCCGGGGTGCGGCACGTCACCGTCGCCGGCGATCTCGTTGGAGGTGTCAACGACAATGACGCGCTTGGCCAGGTCGTCTGCCAGCACGCGCGCCGCTTCGCGCAGCAAGGTGGTCTTGCCGACGCCGGGCTTGCCCATCAGCAGAATGCTTTTGCCCGATTCGACCATGTCGCGAATGATGTCGACGGTGCCGAAGATGGCGCGGCCGACGCGGCAGGTGAGCCCGACGATCTCGCCGATGCGGTTGCGGATGGCCGAGATGCGATGCAAGGTGCGCTCGATGCCGGCGCGGTTGTCACGCGTAAAGCGCCCGACGCGGCTCTCGACATATTTCAGGTCTTCGGGCGTCACGACGCCGTCGTTGAGGTAGCGGGCTTCGCCGGGATAGCGCGCTTCGGGCTGGCGTCCGAGATCGAGAACGACTTCGATGAGCGATTCGATCTCGCCCTGCCGGTGGAGCGCCTCGCGGATGTGCGGCGGCAAAACCATCAGCAGAAAGTCGAGGTTGTCTGTCGAGACGCGCTCCTGAGGATTGGTGATCGTCGCCACTGTCTGCTCCACTGAGGAAGATTGGAAGAGCCGGACTGCTCGCGGCTGCGCCCTGCCTTGAGTGTACAACAACAGCCCGCCGCCTGTCAGTCGGCGCACAGGAGTTGTCACACGGCCCGTTGATGAGTCCCATGATTTTGTAGCTCACCTCACCATGAAACGTTTTGCGGCGGCGCTTCATTAGCTGATGGAAGCGCACTTTCGCAGTGGCCACTCAGCGCCGGCCCAACCGCATCAGGCTTAGTCGGGCGACCTCCGGTTTCACACCGGGCGGGGCATCTTTGTCTGTAAAAGGAGGGGGAGTATGAAGCGACCGTTCGCACTCTGTTTGTTCAGCGTGACGCTGTTCGTCGTCGCGGTGTGGCAGTTGTCCGCCGCCGCCGCCGATGATTGCAAGGTCATCACCGGCGAGATTCTACTCCCGGAGATTTCAGGCGCGGCGATGCTGCCGGGCGACCGTCTGCTGCTGGTGGGCGACGACAAGACGGCTGTGTACTTGCTGGAAGGAGCCAGCAAACGCCTGCTCTCTCGGCAAGTGAAGGCTGAGGAATTCCAACCCCTGGCCTGCAACGTCAAGCTGGACGACCTGGAGGATGTGGCCTGGGATCGCGACTCGAGCGTTTACCTTGTCACTTCGCACAGCCTTAACCGCCAGGGAGAAAATAAGGACAAGCGCCACCGGATCGCTCTCTTGCAATTGAAGGATGGCAAGCCGCAAGGGGAGGTCGAAAAAGCCTCCGGGATGATTTCCCAGCTTTTGCCTAAGGAGTTGCAAAGCGCGGAAGCGCGCACGCCGGCTCAAGCCGGCTTTAACATCGAGGGCGCGGCCTGGAACGCGGAGGGGCATTTGCTGCTCGGGCTGCGTTCCCCCACCAGGGTCGTCGCAACCCCGGAACGCACCGATAAACTCTATGAAAACGCGATCATCTTGCGCCTGAAGAATCCCCAGAAGCTCTTCGGGTCGGCCGACCTTCCGGAGTTGAGTCAGGAAACGGTGAGCCTGGACGGGCGGGGCATTCGCGGCATGTATTACGACGACCAGTCGAAGGGCTGCTGGATTCTGGCCAGTCTGTCACCCGACCCGAACTACGAGCTACGCGACGCCTGGTCGTTGTGGTTCTGGGACGAGAAGAGACCACCCGCACAGGTCGAAGTCCCGCAGGCGGCGCTCATTCATTTACGCAAACCGGAAGCCGTGTGCCGGGTCATGATTGACAGCCATCCGTACTTGCTGCTGATCGAGGATGGCGACTCGGCCCGCTATGCCCTCTTCGCTGTTCCGGCACTGTCGAGCGGCCCGGCACCTGCCGGCAGCCATTGAGGGCCGCCGCGCCGCCAATCAGTCGAACCCCCCTGTCCTCTCTCACACGCCTTCTTACCTACCCTGAAGCGCCGACGGCATCATGGACCGCCGGCGCTTCAACGCTTGCGCTCAACGGAATAGCAGTTGCCTCTTCAAGTCACGCTCCTACTCAGATGGCTTGAGCGCCCCCACGGTTAAAACACGGTTTTGCACCCTGATAGCTCCCGCTGGCGAGATTTGAACCTGCTGCGCGCCGACACCGAGTAACGCGAAGTGTAAGTCGGCGGTTGCCATAATTTGTTACGTTATGTTGCGACTCAAGCCAACCCTGCCAGCTAAACCCGGCCGCCGCCAGCGCGGTTTTTCGATCATTGAAGTGGCGGTCATCTTGATGGTGATCGGCATTGCCGCCGCCTTCATCGTGCCGCAAGCGCTCTCATGGATGCGGCTCTACCGGCTGGGCGTCGGCTCGCGAAACGTCGCCACCGCCTTGCAGCGAGCCCGCTACCTGGCGACTTCAAACAACGCCCGCGCCGCGGTCACGATCTCGGAAGCCCATCGCCTGCGCGTCGAGCAATACGGTCAGATGGCCGGCGCCGAAGCTCAGGTGCTGACGGCCATCGAATTGCCTAACGGCATCACGATTGACGAGCAAGCGCCCAGACAGGTCGCCTTTGACGGGCGCGGCATCGTCACGCCTTTGCCGAACGAAGACCTGACCATCCGCGTCAACAGCGCCGACGGTTATTACCAGAATGTCGTCATCTCGCCGACCGGCCAGGTGACGCTCGCCGATCCGCAGAAAGACAAGAAGACCTGAGCGGCCCGCCGCCGCGCTTTGACCGCCTGACGATCAAAGCCTTGTGGGAGACGATATGAATCAAACGATTGCCCAGCAGACACACAGCGCCGCGCCGCGGGCCGGAGAGGCCGAAAGCGGCTTCACGCTGATCGAAGCGACCATCGCCATCTTCGTCACCGTCGTCGGCCTCATCAGCATGGCCGGCATGTTCACGATGGCGATGAAAACCAACGCCAGCTCGCGCAACATGACGACGGCGACGACCTTCGCGCAGGACAAGCTTGAACAGCTCGGCGCGGCGTCGTTCGAGCGGCTGGTTGATCCGTCAAAGATGCGGAACAATCCCAACAGCCACGGCGCCGATGACACCTACGCCGTCGGCGCGCTCGATCAAGACATCACGAGCGGCGGCATCGCCTACTACGACAAGATCATTCTCGCGGGCCGCGACGACGTCGAGCCTGAAGGCACGGTCACGGTGGTCCGCGCCGACGGCACGGCGGAAACGCGCCGGCCCGACGGCACGATCACGAGCAGCAATCCCTTCCCTGCCGAGCGCGTCACCTACACGCGCCGCTGGGCGATCATGTCGAGCGGCGAAGAGAATCCCGCCGACCGCCGGCTGACCATCGCCGTGCGCGTCAAGAGCGAGAACGCGCCGGTCGGCAAGACACCCGAACTGGTCGATCTGTACACGGTGATGACGCACCAATGAGGAGAGTCGCGATGAAGGCAAACGACACAAACGAATTGCGCAATCCGCAATCCGCAATCCGCAATCCGCAATCGGCGAGCGGCTTTTCGCTCGTCGAGCTGATGGTGGCGATGACTGTCTTCTTGATCATCGGCGGCGCGGTGGCGCTACTGCTGAGCAAGAGCCAGACGATCTTTCGCGCCGAGCAGGGCGTTTCCGAAATGGATCAGAACGCCCGCCTGATGATGGACTTTCTGACGCGCGACATTCAGCAGTCGAAAGAGAACGGCCTGGGACTCGGCCAGCGCTTCCGCACCATCTATTCCAAAGATGGCCTAGACGGCAAGACCGACGAGGTAACGATCATCACCGCCGATACGCAATCGAG comes from Blastocatellia bacterium and encodes:
- a CDS encoding response regulator produces the protein MANRILLADDSITIQKVVNLTFADEGIEVVAVSNGDQAERRLADVQPDLVLADIFMPGKNGYELCEAIKNNPPFQHIPVILLVGAFEPFDQAEAHRVKADAHLTKPFESRTLVDTVRRLIGASSKPRTGPLPSAGVNAAPVEPLTPPPIAAPPVAAPPIVVPPVEARPSAQLSQPFNLDLPTMASPAAPPAAGATIPLNYAFESNEALRAAEPIEVQVAEAPDEAAFAEGHLPHRTNDLSFANNEAPFEAFGLEDLFAEPQSSPSPASLAASQPDSILAETGQESSTGVPSTFGYETEEMLLDFDQPVPAMTRPAREPFAFDLDVREPASVDASGIQTDELTEATAEDRSEPEVLKTTLLTMPTPTAPVESAIDTNPLEMPAAPTADHADVAVTMTGPAIDESALLNLDDPLGDVLDEGLAEGTAGAVASDAAQVEAVASQASPVDVTIPAVPADFEVEMPAEPLAAPVVSETVAPPVEAAVSETGFGFEPVEEQEPAEPQPVAEARFTTSSMWTDEEARFAAIDIEATPVDEPAEAAAPPPVEAAGSFRFSDDASAFNTRPEPVVETAAPAVEAAATPVAEDTAAPPPAPVAANTVELSPALMDEIVRRVVAQLSDSVVREIAWEVVPDCVERVIKEVTAQEVAKR
- a CDS encoding S8 family serine peptidase — protein: MKAFWLKSSLVTVLLLLVAVVGALPTRSDSGQQKPKLVVEQPSQKRGAATATPLAYRSPGARHKLVIPNADRELQQALQDAHVIAKARRFNAYSVVEVSSETLDRLAPQALERAQLRDDLNLVMLKRGQIDTTGQEPVVADDLRQTAGAAHALRLVQLFGPPTPEALAAVRSTGVRVVGYVPNNAYLVWGSTAQINRLGALRQRGDVVQWDGPYHPAYKIDPHIKLDSIAQTGMTVTVLDTPEAEATVARIKSASRAVLMPEYRTEGKLHVKVLTEALNVKAWAQLPDVLGIEPWSEPHPMDERANQIAAGQLTNETVNNVFFSRPSAPGYLAFLNSLGFTSDFNFAIDISDTGFDIGSDDPAKMHADFTDAAGLSRIAYLADFSGDAHTATTHDPEGHGTINASIAAGFNNKAGTAYNDASGYSYGLGAAPFARLGISKVFKDNGSFGQFSYGDLLANAYRSGARISSNSWGACNLDNGFCNLYSDDCATYDYLVRDTDPLQDGNQGMVILFAAGNDGDNGDKAASVAIPGSAKNTIAVGLSENVRGSASERDGCGLSQVSADNAQDVVFFSGFGPIQDGRAKPDLVAPGSHITGAASQDPIYDAANPNNLGVCDKYYPTGQKLYTWSSGTSHSTPLVAGAAALAFQWLRGQLSHDPSPAMVKALLLNSTSYLGGNFGNDSLPGPHQGWGLLNIGRMFEATDRVLYDQSPDRTFTQSGGAPFEITGVISDPTKEFRVMLAYTDAPGAEFSNAPFVNQLNLEVVIGGVVYQANNFNGQYSQAGGTVDFLNNTQGVRLPAGTTGPFVIRVKPTLIAGDGVPNSGGALDQDFALVVSNGHEAGVPVLAIDNTGDVSAGVSVKHSNNATDAALIPGEQAQITVTIANQSATTAADVTGASLSLTVGNQTVNAALAGDAIGMIAPGASKSSSAPFALQIPSALRCSSVAQLQLEVNTGAGKYKLPVRIRAGRASGTATTILDDDVDGGNVKWKMKKGFETTTRFAHSGTMSYHVVDPGKSENDALNALLFTKKSFNIPSNLGSVRLSFYHIFNFEPGFDGGILELSSDNGETWIDLGSRMLVGGYDGKVTSASSNPLGSRFAWTARGKAGVFSQVIVNLDDFVGQRIKLRFQAGFDEATGVLDGYQGWFIDDIRITATPFACGAAADVVQPADENVRQFWLRDPSGRPNRARIE
- a CDS encoding photosynthetic reaction center cytochrome c subunit family protein; protein product: MIAALVKRSIVALFIVAGILLVASHSQTTGAATLADGGELQQPQQPSAGGAQPQQLAEERFKNIQIFKGQPAGNVMRAMGFFTRSLGVECSFCHVPHQMDKDDKEEKKFARTMYQIVQYANKSIGKPRVSCYTCHAGHKEPEVPAEFSHATIDEMFKKAAAENSKPAETVYKNIQVLKGQPAGIVMPAMRLIAKELGVKCDFCHIVGQFDKDDKPQKTTARQMVGMMYGIAKEFTHGEVMIGCYTCHKGQPQPVSFPPQDTAKPEEKKSEEKKPNQ
- a CDS encoding glycosyltransferase family 87 protein, which translates into the protein MIALSSLRARRAIAEVISCAFALVSLGYAVITAPGRGSDLVAFAATGREWLTGAFQFGTALVPLYPPFAVPFMALLTLFPSDALVIAGLLINLAATVAVVLLTVKLYGEHWPARVWLYLAACLLASAPYRVTLRMGQNSLLITALLLAALLAWQRKQRVLSGACLGLSLCKYSLTLPFLLYFFWKREWKVAGTALIVMVVLTEIFAWHLGMTFTAAITSWLRTTAEVQTAGQTAFTGATEIKPLIYSLTGENIALTSTLTIVVAVMGLAAMTLVFARRPQAVNVHFAILALYALWMAYHRTYDSVLCILPAALLIDWLLRGSFIRFSRFWLVGLGLLIISLPGLLTERLGLSEDRLANNLAGRLGLHIERLLVVGLFVSLLLLLWRSDPSPQTDAASGPFVALANQRG